A portion of the Sandaracinobacteroides saxicola genome contains these proteins:
- a CDS encoding Smr/MutS family protein produces MSPVARDAAASPKKAAPRRVVTNSETLDGSWDRKLSSGRVVPDLTLDLHGLSRETARALLLRRVDSAARNGARVILVITGKGQTPGAQPADLMPGVKPPKGAIRASLPRWLGEAGISERVAAVRRAHPRHGGAGAVYLILRRAR; encoded by the coding sequence ATGTCCCCCGTCGCTCGCGACGCCGCCGCATCCCCGAAAAAAGCGGCGCCGCGCCGGGTCGTCACCAACAGCGAAACCCTCGACGGCAGCTGGGACCGCAAGCTGTCCTCCGGCCGCGTGGTGCCCGACCTGACCCTCGACCTGCATGGCCTCAGCCGGGAGACCGCCCGCGCGCTGCTGCTGCGCCGCGTCGACAGCGCCGCGCGTAACGGAGCGCGCGTTATCCTGGTGATCACCGGCAAGGGCCAGACGCCCGGCGCCCAACCGGCCGACCTGATGCCGGGCGTCAAACCACCGAAAGGCGCGATCCGCGCCAGCCTGCCCCGCTGGCTGGGGGAGGCTGGCATCAGCGAACGCGTCGCTGCCGTCCGCCGCGCCCACCCTCGCCACGGCGGCGCGGGCGCGGTCTATCTCATCCTGCGCCGCGCTCGATAG
- a CDS encoding N-acyl-D-amino-acid deacylase family protein: MYDIIIRGGMIVDGSGGAPFVGDVAISGDRIAAVGVVDGVGRREIDATGRIVTPGFVDIHTHYDGQATWDAEMGPSSWHGVTTVVMGNCGVGFAPAKPDRHQWLIGLMEGVEDIPGTALAEGMTWDWESFPEYLDALEKLPRTIDVGTHVPHGAVRAYVMGERGAKNEAPTETDIAAMSRIVEEGLRAGALGFSTSRTILHKSVDGELVPGTTATVEELLGIGRAMGRVGHGVFEMASDLKREWNEFAWMGQLSRETGLPVTFAALESPAKELPLTEQIAMMTAENEKGANIVAQIALRGNGILMAWRGTVHPFLFKPAWAEIAALSWEAKLERLRDPDFKARMIAEESVFPESDVAGLLMLVAGGWFLQYRMGDDFNYEPPREETIAAIATAEGRNPVEVAYDLLMAGDGDGFIYFPLLNYADGDLKFLEPLIGRDDTVNSLSDGGAHCGTICDAASPTFMLQHWVRDRVGMRQPLEAAIKRQCRDTALLYGLADRGLLAPGLLADINVIDLDRLKLGKPWLAFDLPAGGKRLLQKADGYDYTIKSGQVTFEQGVLQDARPGGVIRGPQRAPLAMAAE; this comes from the coding sequence ATGTACGACATCATCATTCGCGGCGGCATGATCGTGGACGGCAGCGGCGGCGCGCCGTTCGTGGGCGATGTGGCGATCAGCGGCGACCGCATCGCGGCGGTGGGCGTGGTCGATGGTGTCGGCCGTCGGGAGATCGACGCGACGGGCCGGATCGTGACGCCCGGGTTCGTGGACATCCACACCCATTATGATGGCCAGGCGACCTGGGATGCGGAAATGGGGCCATCATCCTGGCATGGGGTGACGACGGTGGTGATGGGCAATTGCGGCGTGGGGTTCGCGCCGGCCAAGCCCGACCGGCACCAGTGGCTGATCGGATTGATGGAGGGGGTGGAGGATATCCCCGGCACCGCGCTGGCCGAGGGCATGACCTGGGACTGGGAGAGTTTCCCGGAATATCTGGATGCGCTAGAGAAGCTGCCGCGCACCATCGATGTGGGGACGCATGTGCCGCACGGCGCGGTGCGCGCCTATGTGATGGGCGAACGCGGCGCGAAGAATGAGGCGCCGACCGAGACCGACATCGCCGCCATGTCCCGCATTGTCGAGGAGGGGCTGCGCGCCGGCGCGCTGGGGTTCAGCACCAGCCGGACCATCCTGCACAAGTCGGTCGATGGCGAGCTGGTGCCGGGCACGACGGCGACCGTCGAGGAGTTGCTGGGCATCGGCCGCGCCATGGGCCGGGTGGGGCACGGCGTGTTCGAGATGGCAAGCGACCTGAAGCGCGAATGGAACGAGTTCGCCTGGATGGGACAACTGAGCCGCGAGACCGGCCTGCCCGTGACCTTCGCCGCACTGGAATCGCCGGCGAAGGAGCTGCCGCTGACCGAGCAGATTGCCATGATGACGGCGGAGAATGAGAAGGGCGCCAACATCGTGGCGCAGATCGCGCTGCGCGGCAACGGCATCCTGATGGCGTGGCGGGGAACGGTCCATCCCTTCCTGTTCAAACCGGCGTGGGCGGAGATCGCGGCGCTTTCCTGGGAGGCGAAGCTGGAACGGTTGCGCGATCCCGACTTCAAGGCCCGGATGATCGCCGAGGAGAGCGTCTTCCCGGAATCGGATGTCGCCGGCCTGCTGATGCTGGTGGCCGGCGGCTGGTTCCTGCAATATCGCATGGGGGACGATTTCAATTACGAACCGCCGCGGGAGGAGACGATCGCGGCGATCGCGACCGCCGAGGGGCGCAATCCGGTCGAGGTCGCCTATGACCTGCTGATGGCGGGCGACGGCGACGGATTCATCTATTTCCCGCTGCTCAACTATGCCGATGGCGACCTGAAATTCCTGGAGCCGCTGATCGGTCGGGACGATACGGTTAACTCGCTGTCCGATGGCGGCGCGCATTGCGGCACCATCTGCGATGCGGCGTCGCCCACCTTCATGTTGCAGCATTGGGTGCGGGACCGGGTGGGCATGCGGCAGCCGCTGGAGGCGGCGATCAAGCGCCAGTGCCGGGATACCGCGCTGCTCTATGGCCTGGCGGATCGCGGCCTGCTGGCGCCGGGGCTGCTCGCGGACATCAATGTCATCGATCTTGACCGGCTGAAGCTGGGCAAGCCCTGGCTGGCGTTCGACCTGCCGGCAGGCGGCAAGCGGCTGCTGCAGAAGGCGGACGGTTATGATTACACCATCAAGTCGGGCCAGGTGACATTCGAGCAGGGCGTGTTGCAGGACGCACGCCCCGGCGGTGTGATCCGCGGCCCGCAGCGGGCACCGCTGGCAATGGCGGCGGAGTAG
- a CDS encoding DUF4394 domain-containing protein: protein MRLLSFVLLAAAIATPASAERLYGLTLDNRIVNFDSADPETITGSRTITGISDTIIGLDVRPATGTLHALTGTGKLYELKLNGMTYQATLKGTVSPTPSGGAFGVDFNPVPDRLRVVGSTGQNLRINPNNGVTVVDTPVTIGGMTPQLVAAGYTNSVAGAASTTLYALDAAGDRLLRSTNPNGGIYVDTNLTGQTFGPLGFAFTTDNNVGFDISPNSGIAYANIDSLLWRVDLMTGAGTALGIVGAGPLRSIATPAFGAAVPEPATWAMLILGFGLVGTSLRQRRRIAA from the coding sequence ATGCGTCTTCTTTCGTTCGTCCTGCTTGCTGCCGCCATCGCCACCCCGGCGTCGGCGGAACGCCTTTACGGCCTCACCCTCGACAACCGCATCGTCAATTTCGACAGCGCCGACCCCGAAACCATCACCGGTTCGCGCACCATTACCGGCATCAGCGACACCATCATCGGCCTGGATGTCCGCCCCGCCACCGGCACGCTGCACGCGCTGACCGGTACGGGCAAACTCTACGAGCTGAAGCTGAACGGCATGACCTATCAGGCGACGCTGAAGGGCACGGTTTCGCCGACGCCGTCGGGCGGTGCCTTCGGCGTCGATTTCAACCCCGTGCCGGACCGGCTTCGCGTCGTCGGCAGCACCGGCCAGAATTTGCGCATCAATCCGAACAATGGCGTCACCGTCGTCGACACGCCGGTCACCATCGGCGGCATGACGCCGCAACTTGTCGCCGCCGGCTATACCAACAGCGTCGCCGGCGCCGCATCCACCACGCTATACGCGCTCGACGCTGCCGGTGACCGGCTGCTGCGCTCCACCAATCCGAACGGCGGCATTTACGTCGATACCAACCTGACGGGGCAGACATTCGGCCCGCTCGGCTTTGCCTTCACCACCGACAACAATGTCGGGTTCGACATCAGCCCGAACAGCGGCATCGCCTATGCGAACATCGACAGCCTGTTGTGGCGCGTCGACCTGATGACCGGCGCCGGCACCGCACTGGGCATCGTCGGCGCCGGGCCGCTGCGCTCCATCGCCACGCCGGCCTTCGGCGCCGCGGTGCCCGAACCCGCCACCTGGGCCATGCTGATCCTGGGCTTCGGCCTGGTGGGCACCAGCCTGCGGCAACGGCGCCGCATCGCCGCCTGA
- a CDS encoding F0F1 ATP synthase subunit delta, protein MEQGSMISNSLSGRYAGALFDLAKEAKAVDAVGASLDTLETATAESSDLKALMTSPLVSRADAARAVAALAAAMGLHPLVAQTLGVLARNGRLSQTPAMIRAFRAAVAASKGEVTAEVTAAHALSPKQTEALKAKLTARTGRDIALDIRVVPEILGGLIVKIGSEQIDSSLKTRLEKLGQAMKG, encoded by the coding sequence GTGGAGCAAGGAAGCATGATTTCGAACAGCCTTTCCGGGCGTTATGCCGGTGCGCTGTTCGACCTTGCGAAAGAGGCGAAGGCCGTGGACGCGGTCGGCGCCTCGCTCGACACGCTGGAAACCGCCACCGCCGAATCGAGCGATCTCAAGGCCTTGATGACCTCGCCGCTGGTCAGTCGGGCGGACGCCGCCAGGGCCGTTGCCGCGCTGGCCGCTGCCATGGGCCTGCACCCCCTGGTCGCGCAGACGCTGGGTGTGCTCGCCCGCAACGGACGTCTGTCGCAGACCCCGGCGATGATCCGCGCCTTCCGTGCCGCGGTCGCCGCCAGCAAGGGCGAGGTGACCGCCGAGGTGACGGCGGCGCACGCCCTCTCGCCGAAGCAGACCGAGGCGCTGAAAGCCAAGCTCACGGCCCGCACCGGGCGCGACATCGCGCTCGACATCCGTGTCGTCCCCGAGATTCTCGGCGGCCTGATCGTCAAGATCGGCTCCGAACAGATCGACTCCAGTTTGAAGACCCGGCTCGAAAAGCTCGGGCAAGCGATGAAAGGCTGA